ATGAACCCTCCCCGGCGTGACTCACCGCGTCCGCCACGATGTGCGCGACGTGCTCGTCGACCAGGCTGTACGCGATCTCCCGCCCCCGGCGTGAGCCGCGCACCACGCCGGCGCCCCGCAGCACCCGCAGGTGCTGCGACACCAGCGGCTGCGCCACGGCGAGCTTCTCCACCAACTCGTGGACGCACCGCTCGCCGCCCGCGAGCTCGCTGACGATCGCCAGCCGGATGGGCGCCGACAGCGCACGCAACAGCTCGCTGGCACCCTCGAAGCCGTCGTAGCCGGATCCGCCGCTCACCCTGTAACGGTAACCAATACCGCGGGTCGCGTGACGATCAGCATCACTGGAGCACGACCTCGTGCGGCTCGGGCGCCGGGACCGGAGCCGGTGCGGCGCGTCGGCGCAGCAGCCGCCACGCCGCGGCGGCCAACGCGACCACCAGGAACGACGCGATCGCCATCAGCACCACCGACGCGCCGGGCGCGGTGTCGGCGGTGGCCGCCACCCAGACCCCCGACCCGGCGGCGAACAGCCCGAGCGCCATGGCGGCCGTCATGGTGGTGAGGAAGCCGCGGGCGACCTGCTGGGCGGCGGCGACCGGCACCACCATCAGCGCGCTGATCAGCAGTACGCCGACCGCGCGCATGGCGATGGTCACGGTGACCGCGGTGGTGACCGCGATCAGCATGTTCAGCGTCCGCACCGGCAGGCCGGAGACGCGGGCGTACTCCTCGTCGTGGGAGACCGCGAACAGCGCCGGGCGCAGCGCGAGCATGAGCACCAGGATCGCCGCGCCGAGGACCACGATGGTGGTCAGGTCGGGCGTCGAGATGGTGATGAGCGACCCGAACAGGTACGAGACGAGGTTCGCCGGCGTGCTGTCGGAGAGCCCGACGAGCATCACGCCGCCGGCGATGCCGCCGTAGAAGAGCAACGCCAGCGCGAGGTCTCCCGACGTACGGCCGCGGGAGCGGACCAGCTCGATGGCGATCGCGCCGAGACTCGCCACGACCACCGCCACGAGCACCGGGGACCGGTTGAGCAGCAGGCCGGCGCCGACGCCGGTCAGCGCCACGTGCCCGATCCCGTCGCCGATCAGCGCCAACCGGCGCTGCACCAGGTAGATCCCGAGTGCCGGGGCGGCCAGGCCGATGACCAGCGCGGCGATCAGGGCGCGCTGCATGTAGGGGTACTGGAAGAGTTCCATGTCAGTTGCTCCATAGCCCGACGGGCTCGTCGGGACAGTGCGGGTGCACGTGGTCGTGGCCGGGCTCGGCGTGGTGGCCGGCGGGATCCGGCACCGGGCCGTCGTGGCAGATCCCGCCGGCGTGGACGACCACCGCCCGGCTGATCAGCGGGCGCAGCGGCCCCAGTTCGTGGGCCACCAGCAACACCGTCCCGCCGCCGGCGACGAAGTCGCGCAGCGCGCCGGCGAACGCGTCCTGGCTGGTGGCGTCCACCCCTGCGGTCGGCTCGTCGAGCACCAGCAGCTCCGGCTGACCGGCGAGGGCCCGGGCGATCAGCGTGCGCTGCTGCTGCCCGCCGGAGAGGGTGGCGACCGGGTCACCGGCGCGGTCGGCGAGGCCCACCGCGCGCAGGGCCGTGTCGACGGCCGCCCGGTCGGCGGCGCCGGGCGGGCGGAGGATGCCCCGTCGGGCGAGGCGGCCGGAGGCCACCACCTCCCGGACGGTGGCCGGCACGCCGCCGCCCGCGCCCAGCCGCTGCGGGACGTACCCGATGCGCTCCCACTGCCGGAAACGGCGCTGCGGGCGGCCGAAGAGGGTGACCGAGCCGGCGGTCAGCGGGACCAGGCCGAGCACGGCCCGGATCAGGGTCGACTTGCCGGAGCCGTTCGCGCCGAGGACCGCGACCACCTCACCGGCGGTCACGGTCAGCGACACGTCCCGGAGCACGGGGCGGCCGTCGTAGCCGACCGCCCCGTGCTCGACCTGGATGACAGGTTCGGTCATGAGCAGTCCAAGGCTGTCCGGAGGGTCTGGAGGTTGGCGCGCATCGCCGTGAGGTAGTCGCCGTCGGCCGGCCCACCCTCGATCGGGTCGAGCACGGCGGTCTTCGCGCCGACCTCGGCCGCGATGGTCTCGGCGACCTTCGGGCTGACCAGGGTCTCGAAGAAGATGGTGGTGGCCTTGTGCTCGCGTGCCTCCCGGGCGACCGCGGCCAGCCGCTGCGGGGACGGCTCGGTCTCCGGGGCGAGCCCGGTGATGCCCACCTGCTCCAGCTCGTAGCGCTCGGCCAGATAGCCGAAGGCGGTGTGACTGGTCACGATCTCCCGCCGCTCGCAGGTCCTGAGACCGGCGGTGTAGTCGGCGTCCAGCTTCTCCAGGTCGGCGTGCAGCGTCTTCGCCCGCGCCGTGTAGTCGGCGGCCCGGTCCGGGTCGGCCTTGCCCAGCTGTTCGGCGAGGCGGTCGGCGACGGTGGCGAGTCGGGTCGGGTCGAGCCAGAGGTGCGGGTCCTTGCCGCCGCTCTCCTCGTGGTCGTCGGCCGCCTCCTCGCCCTCGTGCTCGTGGCCGCCGGCGGCGGCGTCCCGCAGCGGCTGGACGGTGGTGACGTCGAACGCGCGGTCGCCGGCGTTCTGGTCGACGGCCTCGTCGACGGCCGGCTGGAAGCCCTTGAGGTAGACGATCAGCTCCGCTTCGCTGATCTGGCCGACCTGGCCCGGGTTGAGCTCCAGGTCGTGCGGCTCGGCACCCGGCTTGACCAGGTTGGTCACCCGGACCGCGTCTCCGCCGACCCGCTCGGCGATGAACTGGAGCGGGTAGAAGGCGGCCACCACGTCGACCCGCTGCGGGTCGGCGCCGGCCGGGCCGTCGGTGGAGCAGGCGGCGGCACCGCCCAGGGTGAGCAGGGTGGCGGTGGCGGCGGCCAGGACACGCGAAGTGGAACGCTTGTTCATGTCCTCAACTGTCCGCGGGAACGATAATGATTGTCAAAAACGCATGATTGCATGTCAGAGCAGCTTCACCAAGGCGACGGCCACCAACAGGGTCAGCATCACAAGCCGCAGCAGCCGGGTCTGCGGCGCCTGAACCTGCCAGGTGGTCGCCAGCAGCGCGATCAGGGCGGCCGCCAGCGCCAGCAGCAGCACCCCGCCGACCGGGCCGGGAGCGAACAGGGCGATCAGCACCAGCACCAGGGTGATCAGGAACACCGCGGTCGGGTTGGCCCGGGCCAACCGGACAAGCAGGGGGTTCTGCGTACGCTGCATCCCACAGACTCTACGAGGAGGCCCCCGGTGCTGGTGACCAACCGGTTCGTGGTCGAGGTCGATGTCGCGGACGACTTCACCGAGCGGGCGCACGCCGCCCTCACCGCGCTCGCCGCCTGCGCCGGCTACCTCCGCGGCCAACTGGTCCGCGCCCTCGACGACCCCCGGCACTGGAGCCTGGTCACCGAGTGGGAGTCCGTGGGCGCCTACCGCCGCGCGCTCGGCGGCTTCGAGGTCAAGGTCAGCGCCGTTCCGCTGCTCGCCCAGTCGGTCGACGAACCGTCCGCGTACGAGGCGTTGGCCAGCGCCGCGCCCGGCGGAGCGGTCGTGGTGACCGCGAGTGATCGGGCCGCTGGTCCTTACCGCTGAGCCCGCGGGCACTACCCTGCTCGTATGACCGCTCCCGGACCGGCGGCCCCACCGCCGCACCCCGCGCCGCCCGGGCACGACGGCGGGCAGCCGCCCGCCCCACCGGCTCCGCCGCCCGGGCCGCCCGCCCCTCCGCCGGGCCCCGGGGTGGCGCCGCCGTTCGCCGCCCCACCCACCGAGGGCCGTCGGGCCCGACTGTGGCTGGCCCTCGGGGTCGGCGCGCTCGCCCTGGTGCTCTGCTTCGGCGGAGGTGGCGCCGCGGTCGTCGGCCTCGCGGTGAGCGGCGTGCAGGCGGTCCGGGAACAGGGCCGGACCGTCTCCACCGACTACTACCAGGCGCTCGTGGACCGGAAGTTCGGCGCGGCGTACGACCAGCTCTGCGACGACGCCAAGCGCGCCGAGTCGCGGGCGGAGTTCGAGCGGCGGGCCGCCGCGGAGCCGCAGGTCGCCGCGTTCCGCGTCGGCGAGGTCGACACCACCAACCTCACCGTCCCCGTCGACGTGACCCTGGAGGGCGGCCGGCGCGAGCGGCAGCAGGTCATCCTCGGCCAGGACCAGCAGACGGGCGGCATGGAGGTGTGCGGGGTCAACTGACCCGCCCCCGGTATTCTGCTGGGCCCGGGGCCCGACGGGTCGTACCGTGGTCCCGAACTGATCCATTCGTCCCTGTCCGGTCCCCAGCGACCACACCGCGTCCCCGCCGGCCGCCAGCCGGCGTAGGAGGAAACATGCCAGCCGACCGTATCGACGCCATCGTCAGCCTCGCCAAGCGCCGGGGCTTCGTCTTTCCCTCCAGCGAGATCTACGGAGGCACCCGGTCGGCGTGGGACTACGGTCCGCTCGGCGTGGAGCTCAAGGAGAACGTCCGCCGGCAGTGGTGGAAGGCCATGGTCCAGCAGCGCGACGACGTCGTCGGCCTGGACTCGGCGGTCATCCTGGCCCGCCAGGTCTGGGAGGCGTCCGGCCACATCGCCGAGTTCGTCGACCCGCTGACCGAGTGCCAGTTCTGCCACAAGCGCTTCCGCGCCGACCACCTGGAAGAGGCTTACGCCGAGAAGCACGGCAAGCCGCTGACCTCGCTCTCCGAGCTGAACTGCCCCAACTGCGGCAACAAGGGCACCTTCACCGAGCCGAAGATGTTCAACGGCCTGATGAAGACCTACCTGGGCCCGGTGGAGAGCGACGAGGGCCTGCACTACCTGCGGCCGGAGACCGCCCAGGGCATCTTCGTCAACTACAAGAACGTGGAGACCGTCGCGCGCAAGAAGCCTCCGTTCGGCATCGCGCAGACCGGCAAGTCGTTCCGCAACGAGATCACCCCGGGCAACTTCATCTTCCGGACCCGAGAGTTCGAGCAGATGGAGATGGAGTTCTTCGTCGAGCCGGGCACCGACGAGCAGTGGCACGAGTACTGGCTCCAGGAGCGCTGGAACTGGTACCTCGACCTGGGTCTCTCCCGCGACAACCTGCGGTTCTACGAGCACCCGAAGGAGAAGCTCTCCCACTACTCGAAGCGCACGGTCGACATCGAGTACCGCTTCCAGTTCGGCGGCACCGAGTTCGCCGAGCTGGAGGGCGTCGCCAACCGGACCGACTTCGACCTGTCGACGCACAGCAAGCACTCCGGCGTCGACCTGTCGTACTTCGACCAGACCAAGGGCGAGCGCTGGACGCCGTACGTCATCGAGCCGGCCGCCGGCCTCACCCGCGCGGTGCTCGCCTTCCTCCTGGAGGCGTACGACGAGGACGAGGCCCCGAACACCAAGGGCGGCGTGGACAAGCGGACGGTCATGCGCTTCGACCCGCGGCTGGCGCCGGTGAAGGTGGCGGTGCTGCCGCTGTCGCGCAACGAGGCGCTCTCCCCGAAGGCGAAGGAGTTGGCGGCCACGCTGCGCAAGCGCTGGGTGGTGGAGTTCGACGACTCGCAGGCGATCGGCCGCCGCTACCGCCGGCAGGACGAGATCGGCACGCCGTTCTGCGTGACCGTCGACTTCGACACCCTCGACGACAACGCCGTGACCGTCCGCAACCGGGACACCATGGCCCAGGAGCGGGTCTCCCTGGACCAGGTCGAGCGCTACCTGATCGAGCGCCTGCCCGGCTGCTGAGCTGGGAGCGGGGGCCTCGGCCGGCGCGGACGGCGCCGGTCGGGGCCCCCGTACACTTGTCGGGTGACCGCCCCGACCCTGCCCCGCCTGCGCCCGCTCACGCTCGGGCGGCACCAGGTCTGGCCGCCGGTGGTTCTCGCCCCGATGGCCGGCATCACGAACGTCGGTTTCCGTCAGCTCTGCCGTGAACAGGGCGGCGGCATCTACGTGTGCGAGATGATCACCACTGTCGCGCTGGTCGAGCGGAACCCGAAGACGCTGCGGATGATCGCCTTCGCCGAGGACGAACAGCCGCGCAGCCTGCAGCTCTACGGCACCGATCCGGAGACCACCGCCGCCGCCGTGCGGATCGTCGTCGAACGGAACCTCGCCGACCACATC
This genomic stretch from Micromonospora krabiensis harbors:
- a CDS encoding metal ABC transporter ATP-binding protein, with the protein product MTEPVIQVEHGAVGYDGRPVLRDVSLTVTAGEVVAVLGANGSGKSTLIRAVLGLVPLTAGSVTLFGRPQRRFRQWERIGYVPQRLGAGGGVPATVREVVASGRLARRGILRPPGAADRAAVDTALRAVGLADRAGDPVATLSGGQQQRTLIARALAGQPELLVLDEPTAGVDATSQDAFAGALRDFVAGGGTVLLVAHELGPLRPLISRAVVVHAGGICHDGPVPDPAGHHAEPGHDHVHPHCPDEPVGLWSN
- a CDS encoding ArsR/SmtB family transcription factor; its protein translation is MSGGSGYDGFEGASELLRALSAPIRLAIVSELAGGERCVHELVEKLAVAQPLVSQHLRVLRGAGVVRGSRRGREIAYSLVDEHVAHIVADAVSHAGEGS
- a CDS encoding antibiotic biosynthesis monooxygenase family protein; this translates as MLVTNRFVVEVDVADDFTERAHAALTALAACAGYLRGQLVRALDDPRHWSLVTEWESVGAYRRALGGFEVKVSAVPLLAQSVDEPSAYEALASAAPGGAVVVTASDRAAGPYR
- a CDS encoding metal ABC transporter substrate-binding protein, whose protein sequence is MNKRSTSRVLAAATATLLTLGGAAACSTDGPAGADPQRVDVVAAFYPLQFIAERVGGDAVRVTNLVKPGAEPHDLELNPGQVGQISEAELIVYLKGFQPAVDEAVDQNAGDRAFDVTTVQPLRDAAAGGHEHEGEEAADDHEESGGKDPHLWLDPTRLATVADRLAEQLGKADPDRAADYTARAKTLHADLEKLDADYTAGLRTCERREIVTSHTAFGYLAERYELEQVGITGLAPETEPSPQRLAAVAREAREHKATTIFFETLVSPKVAETIAAEVGAKTAVLDPIEGGPADGDYLTAMRANLQTLRTALDCS
- a CDS encoding metal ABC transporter permease, which codes for MELFQYPYMQRALIAALVIGLAAPALGIYLVQRRLALIGDGIGHVALTGVGAGLLLNRSPVLVAVVVASLGAIAIELVRSRGRTSGDLALALLFYGGIAGGVMLVGLSDSTPANLVSYLFGSLITISTPDLTTIVVLGAAILVLMLALRPALFAVSHDEEYARVSGLPVRTLNMLIAVTTAVTVTIAMRAVGVLLISALMVVPVAAAQQVARGFLTTMTAAMALGLFAAGSGVWVAATADTAPGASVVLMAIASFLVVALAAAAWRLLRRRAAPAPVPAPEPHEVVLQ
- a CDS encoding glycine--tRNA ligase, producing MPADRIDAIVSLAKRRGFVFPSSEIYGGTRSAWDYGPLGVELKENVRRQWWKAMVQQRDDVVGLDSAVILARQVWEASGHIAEFVDPLTECQFCHKRFRADHLEEAYAEKHGKPLTSLSELNCPNCGNKGTFTEPKMFNGLMKTYLGPVESDEGLHYLRPETAQGIFVNYKNVETVARKKPPFGIAQTGKSFRNEITPGNFIFRTREFEQMEMEFFVEPGTDEQWHEYWLQERWNWYLDLGLSRDNLRFYEHPKEKLSHYSKRTVDIEYRFQFGGTEFAELEGVANRTDFDLSTHSKHSGVDLSYFDQTKGERWTPYVIEPAAGLTRAVLAFLLEAYDEDEAPNTKGGVDKRTVMRFDPRLAPVKVAVLPLSRNEALSPKAKELAATLRKRWVVEFDDSQAIGRRYRRQDEIGTPFCVTVDFDTLDDNAVTVRNRDTMAQERVSLDQVERYLIERLPGC